A single Candidatus Desulfatibia profunda DNA region contains:
- a CDS encoding type I restriction endonuclease subunit R: protein EGDTKSFTIDFIDWKNPENNFYHCTAEYKVERIGFQKHYIPDIVLFVNGIPLVVIECKRSAYTQTKKKPIDFAIDQLDDYQAKDGIPQLFLYSQLLLALARDKARYGTTGTARQFWAVWREELLDTPVKKLMDQPLDQEDIDKLLSLPFADVRNVYLSILEKGREVYEQDRALYALCRPERLLELAYKFILYDGGIKKIARYQQYFTVHDIMDRVMSAAANEPRPGGVVWHTQGSGKSLTMVMLAKSLALRPDILNPKVILVTDRIDLDHQICGTFRACGLEPKQANTGKHLVDLLLDHRSHVVTTLIHKFATAVSNRKLTRADRNTFVLVDEGHRSQYHEQHARMRPALKGACFIAFTGTPLAKSAKKNTFAQFGDLFRPPYTIARAVEDKAVVPLLYEGRHVPQEVEKNAIDGWFEKLTLGLTKDQQADLKRKFSTERQLNKATQKVRMIAWDVSLHYAMAYQGTGLKGQLVTPGKETALKYKQFIDEFGLVSTEVLISAPAVREGEDKGFEPSQTETAFWREMMDRYGSGKNYSKQLINAFKHGDSPEIIIVVDKLITGFDAPANTVLYLARKLKEHTLLQAIARVNRLHQGKEYGLILDYSGVIEELDQAIDFYSLLADYDRSDLEETVTYISDKAAELPQLHSNVWEIFSEVKGTKDPEVYEVHLRDADLRNKFYERFSLFARTLSLALSSTNFLETTPLKTINTYKTDLKFFQNLRAAVTQRYQETINFSEYEPKIKKLIDTHVGAGDVEQLCEPINLLDARERQQVLENNGVSVGAKADKIASATRHVIEQEIAKDPAFYRKFSKLLEEVIEAYHAGRLKALEALEKIKDISTKVITHTDDDIPSELIGKDLARRYFGCVSEALSEYGEAKDKPGTDIALQVSERITPYKIRDWRTNQDAINKMRGEIDDILFEVAEQYSLDLSLDDHDAIIDRCIEVAIANED from the coding sequence GCTTTTTCTTTACAGCCAACTGCTGCTGGCTCTGGCGCGCGACAAAGCCCGCTACGGCACAACCGGTACAGCGCGGCAATTCTGGGCGGTCTGGAGGGAAGAGCTTCTTGACACTCCCGTTAAAAAGTTAATGGATCAGCCGCTCGATCAAGAAGATATAGACAAACTATTGTCCTTGCCTTTTGCAGATGTCCGCAACGTTTATCTTTCTATACTTGAGAAGGGCAGAGAGGTTTACGAACAGGACCGGGCGCTCTATGCCCTGTGCCGCCCGGAGCGCTTGCTTGAATTGGCCTATAAGTTCATCCTGTATGACGGCGGCATAAAAAAAATAGCCCGGTATCAGCAGTATTTTACCGTGCATGACATTATGGATCGCGTTATGAGCGCGGCTGCCAATGAACCGCGACCGGGCGGGGTGGTTTGGCACACCCAGGGCAGCGGCAAATCATTGACTATGGTCATGCTGGCTAAATCACTGGCCTTGCGACCGGATATTCTGAACCCCAAGGTTATTCTGGTTACCGACCGGATCGACCTGGACCATCAAATCTGCGGAACATTCAGGGCTTGTGGGCTGGAACCGAAACAGGCCAATACCGGCAAGCATCTGGTGGATCTGCTGCTGGATCACCGCTCACACGTGGTCACTACACTGATTCATAAGTTTGCTACGGCTGTTTCCAACCGAAAGTTGACCCGGGCGGACCGCAACACTTTCGTTCTGGTGGATGAGGGCCACCGCAGCCAGTATCATGAACAGCATGCGCGTATGCGCCCGGCGCTAAAAGGTGCTTGTTTCATTGCGTTTACCGGAACGCCCCTGGCCAAATCCGCCAAAAAGAACACCTTTGCTCAATTCGGAGACCTTTTCCGTCCACCCTATACGATTGCACGCGCTGTGGAAGACAAGGCTGTTGTACCGCTTCTTTACGAGGGACGGCATGTGCCCCAGGAAGTAGAAAAAAATGCCATTGACGGCTGGTTTGAAAAGCTCACATTAGGGCTGACCAAAGACCAGCAAGCCGACCTGAAACGAAAGTTTTCCACCGAGCGCCAGCTCAACAAAGCCACCCAAAAAGTTCGCATGATCGCCTGGGACGTCAGTCTGCATTACGCCATGGCCTACCAGGGAACCGGGCTTAAAGGACAGTTGGTCACGCCTGGCAAGGAAACGGCGCTCAAATACAAGCAGTTCATAGATGAGTTTGGCCTGGTTTCAACCGAAGTTTTGATTTCTGCGCCGGCCGTGCGCGAAGGTGAAGATAAAGGATTCGAGCCATCTCAAACAGAGACCGCCTTTTGGCGGGAGATGATGGACCGGTATGGCTCTGGAAAGAATTACAGCAAACAGCTCATCAATGCCTTCAAACACGGTGACAGCCCGGAAATCATCATCGTGGTCGACAAACTCATTACCGGTTTTGATGCTCCGGCGAATACAGTGCTTTATCTGGCCCGCAAACTGAAAGAGCATACCCTGCTTCAGGCCATCGCCCGTGTGAATCGTCTGCACCAGGGCAAGGAATACGGGCTGATTCTTGACTACAGCGGAGTTATTGAAGAGCTGGACCAAGCCATCGATTTTTATAGCCTGCTTGCCGACTATGACCGGTCGGACCTGGAAGAGACGGTTACATACATTTCTGATAAGGCGGCGGAACTACCACAACTGCATTCAAACGTATGGGAAATCTTCAGTGAAGTTAAGGGGACGAAGGACCCCGAAGTCTATGAAGTGCATCTGCGCGATGCTGACCTACGCAACAAGTTTTATGAGCGATTCAGTCTCTTTGCCCGCACGCTTTCACTGGCTCTTTCGTCGACCAACTTTTTGGAAACCACGCCACTGAAAACGATCAATACATACAAAACCGACCTTAAGTTTTTCCAGAATCTAAGGGCAGCCGTTACCCAGCGCTATCAGGAGACGATTAATTTTTCAGAATATGAACCCAAAATCAAGAAACTAATAGATACCCATGTTGGTGCCGGTGACGTTGAGCAACTCTGTGAACCGATCAATCTTCTGGATGCCAGGGAACGACAACAAGTGCTCGAAAATAATGGTGTGAGTGTGGGCGCCAAGGCAGACAAAATCGCGTCTGCGACCCGGCACGTCATCGAGCAGGAAATCGCTAAAGACCCTGCCTTTTATAGGAAGTTTTCAAAGTTACTGGAGGAGGTGATCGAAGCCTACCATGCAGGAAGGCTTAAGGCCCTGGAAGCCCTTGAAAAGATTAAGGACATCTCAACAAAAGTTATCACACACACGGATGACGACATCCCTTCTGAGCTTATCGGAAAAGATTTGGCGCGTCGTTATTTTGGATGCGTTTCCGAAGCGCTATCTGAATACGGCGAGGCTAAGGATAAACCCGGAACAGATATTGCGCTTCAGGTTTCGGAAAGAATAACCCCTTACAAAATCCGCGACTGGCGCACCAATCAAGATGCGATCAACAAAATGCGGGGCGAGATCGACGATATCCTTTTTGAAGTTGCCGAGCAGTACAGCCTCGATCTTTCACTGGATGACCACGATGCCATCATTGACCGTTGCATAGAGGTGGCAATTGCAAATGAAGATTAA
- a CDS encoding YraN family protein gives MQNQRQQFGKESESIAVKHLKKNGYKILEQNYRNPLGEIDVIAKDKNTLVFVEVKARRSGGYGSPKWAVTPKKQRQISKVALYYLKAVKQKNVKARFDVVAISSTDDNPRIELIKNAFELAYG, from the coding sequence ATGCAAAACCAGCGACAACAATTCGGGAAAGAAAGCGAATCCATTGCCGTTAAGCATCTGAAAAAAAACGGATACAAGATTCTGGAGCAAAACTATCGCAACCCGCTCGGTGAAATCGATGTGATCGCCAAAGACAAAAATACGCTGGTATTTGTAGAAGTCAAAGCCCGCAGGTCCGGTGGCTACGGCAGCCCCAAATGGGCCGTAACCCCTAAAAAACAAAGACAGATTTCCAAAGTGGCATTGTATTACCTCAAAGCCGTCAAGCAGAAAAATGTCAAAGCACGCTTTGACGTTGTGGCCATCAGTTCAACCGATGACAACCCCAGGATAGAACTCATCAAAAATGCTTTTGAACTCGCCTACGGATAA
- the rsmI gene encoding 16S rRNA (cytidine(1402)-2'-O)-methyltransferase produces the protein MLLNSPTDNSGHTQKPGELYVVATPIGNMKDITIRALEVLGQVDLIAAEDTRHTGRLLAHHQIKGRFVSYHEHNEAERTPELLNKLKTGLSVALVSNAGTPSVSDPGYRLISAAVAGGINVIPVPGVSAAVCALSAAGLPTDSFVFVGFPASKKARRLKQLEQLAREPRTIIFYESPRRMLTLLQEIVAMMGDRYGVLGREMTKLHAEFVRGHLSEIHSRLKARSAIKGECTLLVTGCQETQDVSLETIRNEIIKRLEATDDSLRDLAKTIAKKYGISKNKVYEEALKIKGKMQGAERKA, from the coding sequence ATGCTTTTGAACTCGCCTACGGATAATTCCGGACATACCCAAAAACCAGGGGAGCTTTACGTCGTTGCCACCCCCATCGGCAACATGAAAGATATTACTATAAGGGCTCTGGAGGTCCTGGGTCAAGTCGACCTTATCGCCGCCGAAGATACCCGGCATACCGGCAGGCTGCTGGCTCATCATCAGATCAAGGGGCGTTTTGTCTCCTATCACGAACACAATGAAGCCGAGCGTACACCGGAACTTCTCAACAAACTTAAAACCGGATTATCGGTAGCGTTGGTATCCAATGCCGGAACGCCGTCTGTGTCCGATCCCGGCTACCGGCTGATCAGTGCTGCCGTCGCCGGCGGCATCAACGTCATTCCCGTACCGGGGGTTTCAGCCGCGGTCTGCGCGCTCAGCGCGGCCGGACTGCCGACCGATTCCTTTGTGTTTGTCGGGTTCCCGGCCTCAAAAAAAGCCCGGCGACTGAAGCAGCTTGAACAGCTTGCCCGCGAACCCCGAACTATCATATTTTATGAATCCCCCCGTCGCATGCTGACCCTCCTTCAAGAAATTGTTGCGATGATGGGGGACCGCTACGGTGTCCTGGGTCGGGAGATGACCAAGCTGCACGCAGAATTTGTCAGGGGGCATCTGTCTGAAATACACAGCCGCCTGAAAGCGCGCTCGGCCATAAAAGGTGAATGCACCCTCCTTGTCACGGGATGTCAGGAAACTCAAGATGTATCTTTGGAAACGATTCGAAATGAAATCATCAAACGCCTTGAAGCCACGGACGACAGCCTGCGCGATCTGGCGAAGACCATTGCTAAAAAATACGGTATTTCCAAAAACAAAGTTTACGAAGAAGCCTTGAAAATCAAAGGCAAAATGCAAGGTGCAGAGCGCAAAGCGTAA
- a CDS encoding 4'-phosphopantetheinyl transferase superfamily protein has product MNRLLIQNRTIHPVILAVPENDRQLSGREKVDNLSRHARRALEISAQKSGISLTELKKDENGAPLPFDGNYWSLTHKPRYVGAVVAKVRIGIDIEKIRPCSEALFKKTADRREWDLADASSSMIFFRYWTSKECVLKAAGTGMRDLKKCRIVQLSDDRHLVIDYQDTKWHIEHLFFDGHIASVVKNDFDIQWTIIT; this is encoded by the coding sequence ATGAATAGGCTTTTAATCCAAAATCGAACGATCCATCCGGTTATACTTGCGGTGCCGGAAAATGACCGGCAGTTGTCCGGCAGAGAAAAGGTCGACAATTTAAGCCGTCATGCCAGGCGGGCACTGGAAATATCCGCCCAAAAAAGCGGTATTTCTTTGACTGAGCTTAAAAAGGATGAAAACGGGGCTCCTTTGCCGTTTGATGGAAATTACTGGTCGCTGACCCATAAACCCCGATATGTCGGTGCTGTTGTCGCCAAGGTCCGGATTGGAATCGATATCGAAAAAATCCGCCCCTGTTCGGAAGCGCTGTTCAAAAAAACAGCCGACCGCCGGGAATGGGACCTGGCGGATGCGAGTTCATCCATGATTTTCTTTCGCTACTGGACGTCAAAGGAGTGTGTCCTCAAAGCTGCCGGTACCGGCATGCGGGATTTGAAAAAATGCCGCATCGTGCAGCTTAGCGACGATCGTCATCTTGTGATTGACTATCAGGATACCAAGTGGCACATTGAACACTTGTTTTTCGACGGCCACATTGCCTCTGTGGTCAAAAACGACTTTGATATTCAATGGACAATTATAACTTAA